One region of Wyeomyia smithii strain HCP4-BCI-WySm-NY-G18 chromosome 3, ASM2978416v1, whole genome shotgun sequence genomic DNA includes:
- the LOC129726449 gene encoding mitochondrial import receptor subunit TOM70, which translates to MTTGSTGSTFPKWQLAILIGAPVALGIGYLYWKKSTEAEEPDDKLTKKKLGEIKEKTISLDGESSHDTVAKRKTLTPLEEAQKHKNEGNVHFREAKYDQAIKEYDLAIEKCPASEINDLSTFYQNRAAAYEHLQKWNSVIDDCIKALECNPKYLKALKRRAKAYEQLKELAKSLEDITAACILEGFQNKHTLVLADRVLKELGQQHAKEALKDKHDVQPSKFFVKNYFASFADDPVRKMVIVSSEPKGFVKAKQLLDQGEYEGIVAACTEEIESSEAESEHKVEAILLRATFYLLTARYAEATVDLDTVIGTELADKKLRANALIKRASLAMQTQPNLPEECFKYFSKAEELDPSNSDIYHHRGQVYILIERLSEAISDFEKACSLCPNSGMIAIHKCYANYRQAMINKDEYALRKVMEGFRDAIDRFPDCVECYSLMAQVLCDQQEFQEADNFFEKATKIEPENAQILVHKALLQLQWKADLTAAVKLIEEAIKIDDKCEFAYETLGTIQVQRGHLTEAIRLFECAINLAKTEMELVHLYSLKDAAIAQVNVTKNMGLDIHTLGQFV; encoded by the exons ATGACTACAGGAAGCACTGGATCTACCTTTCCCAAGTGGCAATTGGCGATACTGATCGGCGCTCCGGTTGCCCTCGGTATTGGCTATCTGTACTGGAAAAAGTCCACGGAAGCAGAAGAACCGGACGATAAGCTGACGAAGAAGAAGCTGGGCGAGATTAAGGAGAAAACTATTTCCCTAGATGGGGAAAGCTCGCATGATACTGTGGCAAAGCGGAAGACATTGACCCCACTGGAAGAAgcacaaaaacataaaaacgaAGGAAATGTGCATTTCAG GGAGGCAAAATACGATCAAGCTATAAAAGAGTATGACTTAGCTATCGAGAAATGTCCGGCGTCAGAAATAAACGACCTTTCAACGTTCTACCAGAACAGAGCCGCGGCCTATGAACACCTACAGAAGTGGAACTCTGTAATAGACGATTGCATTAAAGCGCTCGAGTGTAATCCCAAGTACCTGAAAGCGTTGAAGCGAAGAGCGAAGGCCTACGAACAGCTGAAAGAGCTGGCAAAATCCCTGGAGGACATTACGGCAGCATGTATTCTGGAAGGTTTCCAGAACAAACATACACTCGTATTGGCAGATCGTGTGCTGAAGGAACTAGGCCAACAGCATGCCAAGGAAGCTCTGAAAGATAAACACGATGTTCAACCATCCAAATTCTTCGTAAAAAATTATTTCGCCTCTTTCGCGGATGATCCGGTCAGAAAAATGGTCATCGTTAGCAGTGAACCGAAAGGATTCGTCAAAGCCAAGCAACTGCTAGATCAAGGAGAGTACGAAGGAATTGTGGCAGCCTGTACGGAAGAAATCGAATCCAGTGAAGCGGAATCGGAGCACAAAGTAGAAGCTATTCTGTTGAGAGCCACATTCTATTTGCTGACGGCACGTTATGCCGAAGCAACTGTCGATTTGGACACTGTTATCGGCACAGAACTGGCCGATAAAAAACTACGCGCTAATGCCCTAATCAAACGCGCCTCGCTTGCCATGCAAACACAACCCAACCTACCGGAGGAATGTTTCAAATATTTCAGTAAAGCCGAAGAACTTGATCCATCCAACAGTGACATCTATCATCACCGTGGCCAGGTGTACATCCTGATCGAGCGACTGTCCGAGGCAATCAGTGACTTTGAGAAAGCCTGCTCCCTTTGTCCGAACTCGGGAATGATCGCAATTCACAAATGTTACGCCAACTACCGGCAAGCAATGATCAACAAGGATGAATATGCGCTGCGTAAGGTGATGGAAGGCTTCCGCGATGCAATCGATCGTTTTCCCGATTGCGTGGAGTGTTACAGCTTGATGGCACAGGTACTCTGCGATCAGCAAGAGTTCCAGGAAGCGGATAACTTTTTCGAAAAGGCTACCAAAATCGAACCAGAAAATGCACAGATCCTGGTTCATAAAGCTCTATTACAGCTTCAGTGGAAGGCGGATCTTACGGCGGCTGTCAAGTTGATCGAGGAGGCAATTAAAATCGACGATAAATGTGAATTCGCCTATGAAACGCTGGGTACAATCCAGGTTCAACGGGGACATCTAACGGAAGCGATCCGGCTTTTCGAGTGTGCGATCAATCTAGCCAAAACTGAGATGGAGCTCGTTCATCTGTACTCGCTGAAGGATGCCGCTATTGCTCAGGTCAACGTGACGAAGAACATGGGCCTGGATATTCACACGCTGGGTCAGTTCGTCTAA